A single genomic interval of Patescibacteria group bacterium harbors:
- a CDS encoding DNA polymerase III subunit alpha yields MKFTHLHVHSHYSLLDGLTKIDELIQKAKDEGSTSLALTDHGVMYGAIEFYQKCKKAGIKPIIGVEAYLAPGSRLDKNVKADERNYHLVLLAKNEIGYKNLIKLTSIAHLEGFYYKPRIDWEVLTKHKDGLIALTACLAGEIPKLITADKLDKAKKRILEYAELFGSGNFYLELQSHPNLENQAKVNRALINFSRELNLPLVATNDVHYLNKDDDEAQDVLLCLQTKKKKEDRDRMTMIGGDYSFRGVKEMTESFEHVPEAIANTETIAEACNLEIELGKIQLPYFSVPDGQNIDDYIDNLCHQGLIERYGKSYGEIDPVIRERMDYELTVIKKMGWPSYFLIVSDFVNWAKNNKIVVGPGRGSAAGSLVSYLLNITNIDPLKYDLLFERFLNPDRISMPDIDMDFADARRDEVLRYVENKYGKDHVSQIITFGTMAARAAIRDVGRVLGYPYELCDKLAKMIPMFSKIDQAVSEIGELKEIYRTDQAAKQVIDYAKRLEGVARHASTHACAVIITKDALTEYVPLQYASSSDRTIVSQFSMHPVEDLGLLKMDFLGLKNLTIIESAIKIIKNTRGLLIDIDKIPQDDELAYKLFQAGETTGVFQFESSGMKRYLRELKPTEFEDIIAMVALYRPGPMEWIPDYINGKQGKKKPNYLHPKLEPILSKTYGVAIYQEQVMQIARDLAGFTMAEADVLRKAVGKKIVKLLGEQKEKFIDGCVKNSIPSQLAEKIFSFIEPFAGYGFNRSHAACYALIGYQTAYLKARWPTEFMAALLTADQQNTDRIAIEIDECRHMGIKVMAPDINQSFDSFTVVTSGTEKNMAVNPDEAPDTIRFGLKAVKNIGDHIAEEIIIERKKNGPYKDITDLLERVCDKDLNKKSLESLIKSGGLDKFGERGRLLGNMDNILEFNRETTKTKSNGQVSLFSDAPSLNFSRQLKLVSAPAATGREKLAWEKELLGLYVSEHPFSEFKQFLNQAVLPVARLAEHKADQQIYVGGVITKIKKIITRSNEPMLFVKIEDNSGSLEILVFPSLLKENNLIWQEGKVVLCQGKLSDKDQDLKLLANKAVELKIETAGEAIKKFTASGNGKNSHEPRKFFGYQRPKSYPPARLADPRYAESFSEARAPAKRAGTAPTAKHLIFEDDNLYINLNSSINASALEKLKQALLKNSGDKKVFFKLSSGAGANIKLVETDFKVDYNKFLVEAINNILK; encoded by the coding sequence ATGAAATTTACCCATCTCCACGTTCATAGCCATTACTCTCTCTTAGACGGATTGACTAAAATTGACGAGTTAATTCAAAAAGCCAAAGATGAAGGCTCTACCAGCCTGGCCTTAACCGACCATGGCGTTATGTATGGCGCCATAGAATTTTATCAAAAATGCAAAAAGGCCGGCATAAAACCGATTATCGGCGTGGAAGCCTATTTAGCGCCCGGGTCACGCCTTGATAAAAACGTCAAAGCCGATGAAAGAAATTATCATCTGGTGCTTTTGGCTAAAAATGAAATCGGCTATAAAAATTTGATTAAACTGACTTCTATCGCGCATTTAGAAGGCTTCTATTATAAGCCGAGGATTGACTGGGAAGTTTTAACCAAGCATAAAGACGGCCTGATCGCCTTAACCGCCTGTTTGGCCGGCGAAATTCCCAAACTGATAACGGCCGATAAATTAGATAAGGCTAAAAAAAGAATTTTAGAATACGCCGAATTATTCGGGTCGGGAAATTTTTATTTGGAACTGCAGAGCCATCCTAACCTTGAAAATCAAGCTAAGGTCAACCGGGCTTTAATAAATTTTTCGCGCGAACTAAATCTGCCTTTAGTAGCGACCAATGACGTCCATTATTTAAATAAAGACGACGACGAAGCGCAGGACGTTTTGCTTTGCCTGCAGACTAAGAAAAAAAAGGAAGATCGGGACAGGATGACGATGATCGGCGGCGATTATTCTTTTCGCGGAGTAAAAGAGATGACCGAGTCTTTTGAGCATGTGCCAGAGGCGATCGCCAACACGGAAACCATCGCCGAAGCCTGCAATTTAGAAATTGAACTGGGTAAAATCCAATTGCCTTATTTTTCCGTTCCGGACGGGCAGAATATTGACGATTATATTGATAATTTATGCCATCAGGGCTTAATTGAGCGCTACGGCAAAAGCTATGGCGAAATTGATCCGGTTATAAGGGAAAGAATGGATTACGAGCTAACCGTCATTAAAAAAATGGGCTGGCCGTCATATTTTTTAATTGTTTCCGACTTTGTCAATTGGGCGAAAAACAATAAAATCGTGGTCGGCCCGGGCCGCGGTTCGGCCGCCGGCTCCCTGGTTTCTTATTTATTAAATATCACCAATATTGATCCGCTTAAATATGATTTATTGTTTGAGCGTTTTTTAAATCCGGACAGAATCTCCATGCCGGATATTGATATGGATTTCGCCGACGCGAGGCGCGACGAGGTTTTAAGATATGTGGAGAATAAATACGGCAAAGACCATGTTTCGCAAATAATCACTTTCGGCACCATGGCGGCGCGGGCCGCGATTCGCGACGTCGGCCGGGTGCTTGGCTATCCTTATGAATTATGCGATAAATTGGCCAAGATGATTCCCATGTTTTCTAAAATCGATCAGGCGGTTAGCGAAATCGGCGAGCTGAAAGAAATTTACAGGACCGATCAGGCGGCCAAGCAGGTTATTGATTATGCCAAACGGCTTGAAGGCGTGGCGCGGCATGCCTCAACCCATGCTTGCGCGGTCATTATCACCAAAGATGCTTTAACCGAGTATGTGCCTCTGCAATACGCTTCTTCCTCGGACCGGACTATTGTCTCGCAGTTTTCCATGCATCCGGTAGAGGATTTAGGGCTTTTAAAAATGGACTTTTTAGGCTTGAAAAATTTAACTATTATTGAGTCGGCCATAAAAATCATTAAAAATACCCGCGGGCTTCTAATTGATATTGATAAAATTCCGCAAGACGATGAGCTGGCTTATAAATTATTTCAAGCCGGGGAAACCACCGGCGTGTTTCAATTTGAATCCAGCGGCATGAAAAGATATTTGCGCGAGCTTAAGCCGACTGAATTTGAAGACATTATCGCCATGGTGGCTTTATACCGCCCCGGGCCCATGGAATGGATTCCTGATTATATTAACGGCAAGCAGGGCAAAAAAAAGCCGAATTATCTGCATCCCAAGCTTGAACCCATACTTTCAAAAACTTATGGCGTGGCGATTTATCAGGAGCAGGTCATGCAGATCGCCCGTGATCTGGCCGGCTTTACCATGGCCGAGGCCGATGTTTTAAGAAAAGCCGTGGGCAAAAAAATCGTTAAGTTATTAGGCGAGCAAAAAGAAAAATTTATTGACGGCTGCGTTAAAAACAGCATTCCCAGCCAGCTGGCCGAAAAGATTTTTTCTTTTATTGAGCCTTTCGCCGGCTACGGCTTTAACCGCTCTCATGCCGCCTGCTACGCTTTAATCGGCTATCAAACCGCTTATTTAAAAGCGCGCTGGCCCACGGAATTTATGGCCGCTCTGCTTACCGCCGACCAGCAGAATACCGACCGCATCGCCATTGAAATTGACGAATGCCGGCATATGGGCATAAAAGTCATGGCGCCGGATATAAACCAATCTTTTGATTCTTTCACTGTGGTAACGTCCGGCACGGAAAAAAATATGGCGGTTAACCCGGATGAAGCGCCGGACACTATCCGCTTCGGGCTCAAAGCCGTGAAAAATATCGGCGACCATATTGCCGAAGAAATAATCATTGAGCGCAAAAAGAACGGGCCGTACAAAGATATTACCGATCTTTTAGAAAGAGTCTGCGATAAAGATTTAAATAAAAAGTCGCTGGAAAGCTTGATCAAATCGGGCGGACTTGATAAATTCGGCGAACGCGGCCGGCTCTTAGGCAACATGGACAACATTTTGGAATTTAACCGCGAAACCACTAAAACAAAATCCAACGGCCAGGTCAGCCTGTTTTCCGATGCCCCGAGCTTGAATTTCAGCCGCCAGCTTAAGCTTGTTTCGGCGCCGGCCGCCACGGGGCGCGAAAAATTAGCTTGGGAAAAAGAACTTTTAGGCCTTTATGTCAGTGAGCATCCTTTTTCCGAGTTTAAGCAATTTTTAAATCAAGCGGTTTTGCCGGTGGCGCGCTTGGCCGAACATAAAGCCGATCAGCAGATTTATGTCGGCGGCGTTATTACCAAGATTAAAAAAATAATTACTCGCTCTAACGAGCCCATGCTGTTCGTTAAGATTGAAGATAATAGCGGCAGTTTGGAAATATTGGTTTTCCCGAGCCTGTTAAAAGAGAATAATTTAATTTGGCAAGAAGGCAAAGTGGTGCTGTGCCAAGGCAAATTATCCGATAAAGACCAGGATCTTAAATTGCTGGCGAATAAAGCGGTTGAGCTTAAAATTGAAACCGCCGGTGAGGCGATAAAAAAATTCACGGCTTCGGGCAACGGGAAAAACAGCCACGAGCCGAGAAAATTTTTTGGTTATCAGCGGCCGAAATCTTATCCGCCGGCTCGCCTCGCTGACCCGCGCTACGCCGAAAGCTTCAGCGAGGCGAGAGCTCCGGCGAAGCGGGCCGGCACAGCGCCGACGGCGAAGCATTTAATTTTTGAAGATGATAATTTATATATAAATTTAAATTCAAGCATCAACGCTTCGGCGCTGGAAAAATTAAAACAAGCGCTTTTAAAAAATAGCGGCGATAAAAAAGTATTTTTTAAATTATCGTCCGGCGCCGGCGCCAATATTAAATTAGTTGAGACCGATTTTAAGGTTGATTACAATAAATTTTTAGTTGAAGCCATAAATAATATTTTAAAATAA